The proteins below are encoded in one region of Brassica napus cultivar Da-Ae chromosome A6, Da-Ae, whole genome shotgun sequence:
- the LOC106346132 gene encoding cytochrome P450 72A15-like, with protein MQTSAESVIVSVAIFVVLLWIWRTLKWVWFKPKMLESYLRRQGIAGTPYTPLVGDMRRDNSMSKEARSKPIKLTDDIISRVLPFPSHMLKTYGRTFFTWRGTIPSITITDPEQIKEVFNKVYDFPKPHTFPLTNLIISGLFSYDGDKWAKHRRIINPAFHLEKIKNMVPVFHQSCNEVVDKWDKMVSDKGSSCEVDVWPGLMSITEDVISRTAFGSSYKEGQRIFELQTELAQLIIQAFRKSYIPGYRYLPTKDNRRIKAAAKETHDILRGLVNKRLRAREAGEAPNEDLLGILLESNLGQAKGNGMSIDDVIEECKLFYFAGQETTSVLLVWTMILLSQHQDWQARAREEVKQVFGDKEPDTEGLNHLKIMTMIINEVIRLYPPVTLLTRTIHKEMKLGDLTLPGGVQINLPIMLVQRDTQLWGNDAAEFKPERFEDGVSKATKSQVSFFPFAWGPRICIGQNFALLEAKMAMALILQRFSFELSPTYVHAPYTVFTLHPQYGAHLILHKL; from the exons ATGCAAACATCAGCTGAGTCTGTAATAGTTTCAGTAGCTATATTTGTTGTGTTGTTGTGGATATGGAGAACTCTAAAGTGGGTTTGGTTTAAACCAAAGATGCTTGAAAGTTACCTGAGAAGACAGGGTATTGCCGGTACTCCTTATACGCCACTTGTCGGAGACATGAGAAGGGACAATAGCATGTCAAAGGAGGCAAGGTCCAAACCCATCAAACTTACGGATGATATCATCTCACGTGTATTGCCTTTCCCCTCGCACATGCTCAAGACTTACG GAAGGACTTTCTTTACATGGCGAGGAACTATACCATCCATAACCATTACGGATCCTGAGCAAATCAAGGAAGTGTTCAATAAAGTTTATGATTTCCCAAAGCCACATACATTTCCTTTGACCAACCTTATAATCAGTGGACTCTTTAGTTATGATGGTGATAAATGGGCAAAACACAGAAGAATCATCAACCCTGCTTTCCACCTTGAGAAGATCAAG AATATGGTACCTGTGTTCCACCAGAGCTGCAACGAGGTTGTTGACAAATGGGACAAGATGGTTTCGGACAAAGGGTCATCCTGTGAGGTGGACGTTTGGCCTGGGCTCATGAGTATAACAGAAGATGTGATCTCTCGTACTGCTTTTGGCAGCAGCTACAAAGAAGGACAGAGGATCTTTGAGCTCCAAACAGAACTAGCACAGCTCATTATACAAGCTTTTCGAAAATCTTACATCCCTGGATATAG ATATCTCCCAACAAAGGACAATAGAAGGATAAAAGCAGCAGCCAAAGAAACCCATGATATACTAAGAGGGCTCGTTAACAAAAGGCTAAGGGCAAGAGAGGCTGGAGAAGCACCAAACGAAGATTTGTTAGGTATACTTCTTGAATCAAATTTAGGACAAGCTAAAGGAAATGGAATGAGCATTGACGATGTGATAGAGGAGTGCAAGTTGTTCTACTTTGCCGGGCAAGAGACAACTTCAGTACTTCTAGTTTGGACAATGATTCTGCTAAGCCAGCACCAAGACTGGCAGGCTCGTGCACGAGAAGAAGTGAAGCAAGTTTTTGGTGATAAAGAACCCGATACAGAAGGCCTTAACCATCTCAAAATT ATGACAATGATAATTAATGAGGTCATTAGGCTATATCCTCCAGTAACTCTTCTGACCCGAACGATTCACAAAGAGATGAAGCTAGGAGACCTGACACTACCAGGTGGTGTTCAGATCAATCTACCTATTATGCTAGTCCAACGCGATACCCAGCTATGGGGGAACGATGCAGCAGAGTTCAAGCCCGAGAGATTCGAAGATGGTGTCTCAAAGGCAACAAAGAGCCAAGTCTCCTTCTTTCCCTTTGCTTGGGGACCAAGGATCTGTATTGGCCAAAATTTTGCCTTATTAGAGGCAAAGATGGCAATGGCATTGATTCTACAGAGATTCTCCTTTGAGCTTTCTCCTACCTATGTCCATGCTCCTTACACTGTCTTCACCCTCCACCCACAGTATGGTGCTCATCTTATCCTCCACAAGCTATAG
- the LOC106349694 gene encoding pectin acetylesterase 2-like — protein sequence MKKLLWSLTLFGVILIFPVNGVMEYDKMEKFTDFNGTNVYQTENNVKSKAKVTMVGLTLIKNAALRSAVCLDGSPGGYHFHPGSGSGAKNWLVHLEGGGWCSDTESCEYSKRTSHGSSKHMEKKIPFTGILSDKASENPDFYNWNRVKVRYCDGGSFMGDNENKDAKLQFRGKRIWTSVMSDLLSNGMEHAKQGLLSGCSAGGLAAIFQCEDFKSSLMSSTRVKCLSDAGFFVDATDVSGDRSLRQLYTDVIEFQSITNNLPNDCLNRLNPTSCFFPQNLINQVKTPLFILNAAYDSWQIQESLTSKSADPTGSWADCTFNLAKCNESQIMFFQEFRIHMVNLLGGFKEQRKNGVFLNSCFSHCQTESHDTWYSKNSPSVKNKRIAVAVGDWFFERGGAKIIDCAYPCDKTCRNLI from the exons ATGAAGAAACTTTTATGGAGTCTGACTCTGTTTGGTGTCATCTTAATCTTCCCTGTTAATGGGGTGATGGAGTATGATAAAATGGAGAAGTTCACAGATTTTAATGGGACAAATGTGTATCAGACCGAAAATAATGTCAAATCCAAAGCAAAGGTTACAATGGTTGGACTCACTCTCATTAAAAATGCTGCTCTGAGATCAGCAG TGTGTCTAGATGGAAGTCCTGGCGGTTATCATTTTCATCCCGGGTCTGGTTCAGGAGCAAAGAATTGGCTCGTTCATTTGGAG GGAGGCGGATGGTGTAGTGACACTGAAAGTTGTGAATACAGCAAAAGAACTAGTCACGGATCGTCCAAGCATATGGAGAAAAAGATACCTTTTACAGGAATTCTAAGTGACAAAGCCTCTGAAAATCCAG ACTTTTATAACTGGAACAGAGTAAAAGTTAGGTACTGTGACGGTGGATCCTTTATGGGAGACAATGAAAATAAG GATGCAAAACTTCAGTTTAGAGGAAAGCGAATATGGACTTCTGTTATGTCAGatttgttgtcgaatggaatGGAACATGCAAAGCAG GGTCTGCTCTCTGGATGTTCTGCCGGAGGCCTTGCAGCAATATTCCAATGTGAAGACTTTAAGAGTTCACTCATGTCTTCCACCAGGGTAAAATGTCTGAGTGATGCTGGCTTTTTCGTTGATGC CACTGATGTCTCTGGAGATCGATCTCTGAGACAGTTATACACCGACGTAATAGAATTTCAG AGTATTACAAACAATCTCCCTAATGACTGTTTAAATCGTCTTAATCCAACTTCG TGTTTTTTCCCACAAAACCTAATAAACCAAGTCAAGACTCCATTGTTTATTCTAAATGCTGCATACGATTCTTGGCAG ATCCAAGAGAGTTTAACTTCTAAATCTGCAGATCCAACTGGAAGTTGGGCTGACTGTACATTTAACCTCGCCAAGTGCAATGAATCCCAGATCATGTTCTTTCAAG AGTTCAGGATTCATATGGTGAATTTGCTCGGTGGATTCAAAGAGCAGCGTAAGAATGGAGTGTTTCTTAACTCGTGCTTTTCTCATTGTCAAACAGAGAGCCATGACACATGGTATTCCAAAAACTCTCCTTCGGTTAAGAACAAG AGGATTGCAGTTGCTGTGGGAGATTGGTTTTTCGAAAGAGGAGGAGCAAAAATCATAGACTGTGCTTATCCTTGTGACAAGACTTGCCGCAATTTAATTTAA
- the LOC111212357 gene encoding cytochrome P450 72A15-like: protein MQTSAATVIVSVAIAVVLWWIWRTLKWVWFEPKMLESYLRRQGIPGTPYTLLIGDIKRDHSTLMEARSKPIKVTDDIIPRVLPFPSHMLKTYGRTFFTWLGPIPTITITDPEQIKDVFNKVYDFQKPHTFPLSNLIVSGLFSYEGDKWAKHRRIINPAFHLEKIKNMVPVFHQSCRDVVGQWDKIVSEKGSSCEVDVWPGLMSITEDVISRTAFGSSYKEGHRIFELQTELAQLIIQAVQKSYIPGYRYLPTKDNRRIKAAAREAQVILRGLVNKRLSAREAGEAPHEDLLGILLESNLEQAKGNGMSIDDVIEECKLFYFAGQETTSVLLVWTMILLSQHQDWQARAREEVKQVFGDKEPNTEGLNHLKIMTMIINEVLRLYPPVTHVKRAIHKEMKLGDLTLPGGVHISLPTMLVQRDTQLWGNDAAEFKPERFKDGVSKATKSQVSFFPFAWGPRICIGQNFALLEAKMAMALILQRFSFELSPTYVHAPYTVFTLHPQYGAHLILRKL from the exons ATGCAAACATCAGCTGCGACAGTAATAGTTTCGGTAGCTATAGCTGTTGTATTGTGGTGGATATGGAGAACTCTAAAGTGGGTTTGGTTTGAACCAAAGATGCTTGAAAGTTACCTGAGAAGACAGGGTATTCCCGGTACTCCTTACACGCTACTTATAGGAGATATAAAAAGGGACCATAGCACGTTAATGGAAGCAAGGTCCAAACCCATCAAAGTAACTGATGATATCATCCCACGTGTATTGCCTTTTCCCTCGCACATGCTCAAGACTTATG GAAGAACTTTCTTTACATGGCTTGGACCTATACCAACCATTACCATCACGGATCCTGAGCAAATCAAGGACGTGTTCAACAAAGTTTATGATTTCCAAAAGCCACATACATTCCCTTTGAGCAACCTGATAGTCAGTGGACTCTTTAGTTATGAAGGTGATAAATGGGCAAAGCACCGAAGAATCATTAATCCTGCTTTCCACCTTGAGAAGATCAAG AATATGGTACCTGTGTTCCACCAGAGCTGCAGAGATGTTGTTGGCCAATGGGACAAGATAGTCTCCGAAAAAGGGTCATCCTGTGAGGTGGACGTTTGGCCTGGACTTATGAGTATAACAGAAGATGTGATCTCTCGTACTGCTTTTGGAAGCAGCTATAAAGAAGGACATAGGATATTTGAGCTCCAAACAGAACTAGCACAGCTCATCATCCAAGCTGTTCAAAAATCTTACATACCTGGATATAG ATATCTCCCAACAAAGGACAATAGAAGGATAAAAGCAGCAGCCAGAGAAGCACAAGTTATACTGAGAGGGCTCGTTAACAAAAGGTTAAGTGCAAGAGAAGCTGGGGAAGCACCACACGAAGATTTGCTGGGTATACTTCTTGAATCAAATTTAGAGCAAGCTAAAGGAAATGGAATGAGCATTGACGATGTGATAGAGGAGTGCAAGTTGTTCTACTTTGCCGGGCAAGAGACAACTTCAGTGCTTCTAGTTTGGACAATGATTCTGCTAAGCCAACACCAAGACTGGCAGGCTCGTGCACGAGAGGAAGTGAAGCAAGTTTTTGGTGATAAAGAACCCAATACAGAAGGCCTTAACCATCTCAAAATT ATGACAATGATAATTAATGAGGTCCTTAGGCTATATCCTCCAGTAACTCATGTAAAACGAGCCATTCACAAAGAGATGAAGCTAGGCGACCTGACGCTACCAGGTGGCGTTCACATCAGTCTACCTACTATGCTAGTCCAACGCGATACCCAGCTATGGGGGAACGATGCAGCAGAGTTCAAGCCCGAGAGATTCAAAGATGGTGTCTCAAAGGCAACAAAGAGCCAAGTCTCCTTCTTTCCCTTTGCTTGGGGACCAAGGATCTGCATTGGCCAAAATTTTGCTTTATTGGAGGCAAAGATGGCAATGGCATTAATTCTACAGAGATTCTCCTTCGAGCTTTCTCCTACCTATGTCCATGCTCCTTACACAGTCTTCACCCTCCACCCACAGTATGGTGCTCATCTTATTCTCCGCAAGCTATAG
- the LOC111212356 gene encoding prostaglandin reductase-3-like translates to MEIKPGLSALVTGGASGIGRALCLALAEKGVFVSVVDFSEDKGKETTSLVQKANAPFHPSLNSPSAIFIKCDVTNRGDLVAAFDKHLATFGTLDICINNAGIANPVKFDKDDTDGSKSWKHTINVDLVAVVECTHLAIKAMKAKRKRGVIINMGSAAGLYPSPLDPIYSASKGGVVLFTRSLAYFKRQGIRINVLCPEFIQTELAGAIGDSFLQSLGGYMSMDMLIKGAFELITDESKAGACLWITNRRGLEYWPTPMERAKYLVGSTSTKKTSFKVTSNIKLPQSFEKIIVHALSHNFRNATRIVRAPLQLPIGPHQVLLKIIYAGVNASDVNFSSGRYFSGGSPKLPFDAGFEGVGLIAAVGESVKNLQVGTPAAVMTFGAYAEHMIVSSKHVLPVPRPDPEVVAMLTSGLTALTALEKAGQMKSGETVLVTAAAGGTGQFAVQLAKLAGNKVIATCGGSDKAKLLKELGVDRVIDYKAEDIKTVLKKEFPKGVDIIYESVGGRMFDLCLNALAVYGRLIVIGMISQYQGEKGWQPANYPGLCEKILAKSQTVAGFFLVQYSQLWKQNLNKLFHLYSLGKLKVGIDQKKFIGLNAVADAVEYLHSGKSTGKVVVCIDPTFEQTISRL, encoded by the exons ATGGAGATCAAGCCAGGTTTGTCCGCTCTTGTCACCGGTGGTGCCTCCGGGATCG GTCGAGCTCTCTGCTTGGCTCTTGCGGAGAAAGGAGTTTTTGTAAGTGTGGTTGATTTCTCTGAGGACAAAGGCAAAGAGACTACCTCTCTTGTTCAAAAGGCCAATGCTCCTTTCCATCCTTCTCTAAACTCTCCTTCTGCTATCTTTATCAAATGTGACGTCACCAATAGAG GTGATCTCGTTGCTGCTTTTGACAAGCACTTAGCGACATTTGGAACACTGGACATCTGCATTAACAATGCTGGGATCGCCAATCCTGTAAAGTTTGATAAAGATGATACTGATGGATCTAAATCATGGAAACACACCATTAATGTGGATCTTGTTGCAGTGGTTGAATGCACACATCTTGCT ATCAAAGCTATGAAAGCCAAGAGAAAGCGTGGAGTTATCATTAACATGGGCTCCGCTGCGGGTCTTTATCCATCGCCCTTAGATCCTATCTACTCTGCTTCCAAAG GGGGTGTTGTATTATTCACTAGATCATTAGCATATTTCAAGCGTCAAGGGATCCGCATCAATGTGCTTTGCCCTGAA TTTATCCAAACGGAGTTAGCTGGAGCTATTGGTGATTCCTTCCTTCAGTCGCTAGGCGGTTACATGTCTATGGACATGTTGATTaaag GTGCTTTTGAGCTTATAACCGATGAGAGTAAAGCCGGAGCATGTCTATGGATTACCAACCGCAGGGGATTGGAGTATTGGCCGACTCCAATGGAACGGGCAAAGTACTTGGTTGGTTCAACTTCCACCAAAAAAACATCCTTTAAAGTAACTTCAAATATCAAACTTCCTCAAAGCTTCGAGAAGAt AATTGTACATGCCTTGTCTCATAATTTCCGCAATGCTACCCGCATAGTTCGAGCACCACTACAGTTACCCATTGGACCGCACCAAGTTCTTCTGAAAATCATCTATGCTGGTGTCAACGCAAGTGAT GTAAACTTCAGCTCAGGTCGTTACTTTAGCGGTGGCTCCCCCAAGCTTCCTTTTGATGCTGGATTTGag GGAGTTGGACTAATTGCAGCAGTGGGAGAATCTGTTAAGAATCTGCAAGTTGGGACTCCAGCTGCCGTTATGACATTTGGAGCATATGCTGAACACATGATA GTTTCTTCTAAGCACGTGCTTCCTGTTCCAAGGCCAGATCCAGAAGTTGTCGCCATGCTTACCTCAGGATTAACtgctttaaccgcccttgaaaAG GCAGGACAAATGAAATCAGGTGAAACGGTACTTGTGACTGCTGCTGCAGGAGGGACTGGACAATTCGCAGTCCAG CTTGCAAAGTTAGCAGGAAATAAAGTGATTGCTACTTGTGGGGGATCAGATAAGGCCAAGCTATTAAAAGAGCTTGGGGTGGATCGAGTCATAGATTATAAAGCAGAAGATATCAAGACG GTCTTGAAAAAGGAGTTTCCAAAGGGAGTGGATATCATATATGAATCTGTAGGTGGTCGAATGTTTGATCTGTGCTTGAATGCTCTTGCTGTTTACGGACGGCTCATTGTGATTGGAATGATCTCTCAG TATCAAGGTGAGAAGGGGTGGCAACCCGCAAACTATCCGGGGCTCTGCGAGAAGATTCTTGCAAAAAGCCAAACCGTG GCGGGTTTCTTTCTGGTGCAATATAGTCAGCTCTGGAAACAAAACCTTAACAAGTTGTTCCATCTCTACTCTCTCGGAAAGCTCAAG GTTGGGATTGATCAGAAAAAGTTTATAGGTCTAAACGCTGTTGCAGATGCTGTTGAGTATCTGCATTCCGGTAAAAGCACTGGAAAG GTTGTCGTTTGCATCGATCCCACGTTTGAGCAGACAATATCCAGGCTGTGA
- the LOC106346129 gene encoding putative fucosyltransferase-like protein, which produces MGPFSNLRGPRIGATHDELPLANDSSSSSSPSSHSSSIRRKLSNLLPICVALVVIAEIGFLGRLDKVALVDTLTDFFTQSPPPPSRSERKIGVVGTEKSCEEWLTREDSVTYSRDFRKNPIFISGGAKDFQSCSVDCTFEASAGKTADATFGLGHKPETLGIIRSMESAQYYPDNDLSQARRRGYDVVMTTSLSSDVPVGYFSWAEYDIMAPVQPKTEKAIAAAFISNCGARNFRLQALEALMRTRIKIDSYGGCHRNRDGKVDKVEALKRYKFSLAFENTNEEDYVTEKFFQSLVAGSVPVVVGAPNIEDFAPASGSILQIKSMEDVEPVAKRMKFLADNPAAYNHTLRWKYEGPSDSFKALVDMAAVHSSCRLCIFLATRIQEQEEKSPSFKKRPCKCTRGGSDTVYHVFVRERGRFEMESIFLRGKNLTLEALESAVVAKFKSLKHEPVWKKERPASLKGDNELRVHKIYPLGLTQRQALYNFKFEGNSSLSTHIQHNPCAKFEVVFV; this is translated from the exons ATGGGTCCGTTCTCCAATCTTCGAGGACCCAGAATCGGAGCTACCCACGACGAATTGCCTCTAGCAAATGactcctcttcatcttcttcgccGTCGTCTCACTCTTCATCAATCAGGCGAAAGCTGTCGAATTTATTACCAATCTGCGTGGCTCTTGTCGTCATCGCCGAGATCGGGTTTCTGGGTCGGCTCGATAAAGTCGCTTTGGTCGACACGTTGACTGATTTCTTCACTCAGTCTCCGCCTCCGCCGAGTAGATCCGAGAGGAAGATCGGTGTGGTGGGGACGGAGAAGAGCTGCGAGGAGTGGCTGACGAGAGAAGACTCGGTGACTTATTCGAGGGACTTTCGTAAAAATCCAATCTTTATCTCCGGTGGTGCCAAG gacTTTCAATCTTGCTCTGTCGATTGTACATTTGAAGCTAGCGCAGGTAAGACAGCAGATGCTACGTTTGGATTAGGTCATAAACCTGAAACTCTTGGCATAATCCGTTCCATGGAATCAGCTCAGTACTATCCTGATAATGATCTCTCACAGGCACGACG GAGAGGTTATGATGTTGTGATGACCACTAGTCTTTCATCAGATGTTCCTGTTGGGTATTTTTCATGGGCGGAGTATGATATTATGGCGCCAGTACAGCCTAAGACCGAGAAGGCTATTGCAGCTGCTTTTATTTCCAACTGTGGTGCTCGTAATTTTCGGTTGCAAGCACTTGAAGCCCTGATGAGGACTAGAATCAAGATTGATTCTTATGGTGGTTGTCATCGGAACCGAGATGGAAAAG TTGACAAGGTTGAAGCACTCAAACGCTACAAGTTCAGTTTGGCTTTTGAGAACACCAATGAGGAGGATTATGTCACTGAGAAGTTCTTCCAATCTCTAGTTGCTG GATCTGTTCCTGTGGTTGTTGGTGCTCCGAATATAGAAGACTTTGCTCCTGCTTCAGGCTCAATCCTTCAAATCAAGAGTATGGAAGATGTGGAGCCAGTTGCAAAGAGAATGAAGTTTCTCGCAGATAACCCTGCTGCTTATAATCACACACTAAG ATGGAAGTACGAAGGTCCTTCAGATTCTTTCAAAGCACTTGTTGATATGGCTGCTGTACACTCTTCTTGCCGTCTCTGCATTTTTCTGGCTACGAGGATCcaagaacaagaagagaaaAGCCCTAGTTTCAAGAAACGGCCTTGCAAGTGCACCAGGGGAGGATCAGACACAGTTTATCATGTTTTTGTTAGAGAAAGAGGCCGTTTTGAGATGGAATCCATCTTTCTGAG GGGTAAAAATCTGACTCTGGAAGCTTTGGAATCTGCGGTTGTGGCCAAGTTCAAGTCATTAAAACATGAGCCGGTGTGGAAGAAGGAAAGGCCTGCAAGCTTAAAAGGAGACAACGAGCTTAGAGTACATAAGATTTACCCGCTTGGCCTCACGCAGCGACAAGCTTTGTACAACTTCAAATTCGAGGGGAACTCGAGTTTAAGCACTCACATTCAACACAACCCTTGTGCTAAGTTTGAGGTTGTCTTCGTGTAG
- the LOC106346128 gene encoding ABSCISIC ACID-INSENSITIVE 5-like protein 4 isoform X1, which produces MGTHINFNSLDVDSSGGNGSDNSQSKPLGRQSSLYSLTFDELQSTLGEPGKEFGSMNMDELLKNIWTAEETTQPIMTTTSSIASVQQPSSGFAPGGGSLVQRQGSLTLPRTLSQKTVDEVWKHLMSKDSSNGTDAPERQETLGEMTLEDFLLRAGVVKEDSQQNQNNCVSTGLGFGFGQPNQNNISFKGNNSSMILNQAPATMQQQQLQPPHQRLPPTIYPKQANVTFAAPVSNNNSGFAAMGRGGVTVASTSPSAENNAAWSSPVPYVFGGQGRRSNTGVVEKVVERRQKRMIKNRESAARSRARKQAYTLELEAEIENLKQLNQDLQRKQAEIMKTQKNELKEPSKQRPWLAKTQCLRRTLTGPW; this is translated from the exons atgGGTACTCACATCAATTTCAACAGCTTAGACGTAGACTCTTCAGGAGGTAATGGGAGTGACAATAGCCAGTCAAAGCCATTGGGGAGGCAGTCTTCGTTATATTCGTTAACATTTGATGAGCTTCAGAGCACATTAGGCGAGCCAGGGAAAGAGTTTGGGTCAATGAATATGGATGAGCTTCTCAAGAACATATGGACTGCTGAGGAAACTACGCAACCCATCATGACAACTACATCCTCCATTGCATCCGTGCAGCAACCAAGTAGTGGCTTTGCTCCAGGAGGAGGGAGTCTTGTGCAGAGGCAAGGCTCCTTGACTTTGCCTAGAACGCTTAGTCAGAAAACTGTTGATGAGGTCTGGAAACACTTGATGTCCAAAGATAGTTCTAATGGAACTGATGCGCCTGAGAGGCAGGAGACTTTAGGGGAAATGACTTTAGAGGACTTCTTGCTCCGAGCTGGTGTTGTGAAAGAAGATAGTCAACAGAACCAAAACAACTGTGTTTCTACTGGTTTGGGATTTGGATTTGGTCAGCCGAATCAAAACAACATATCGTTCAAGGGCAACAATAGTTCTATGATCTTGAATCAAGCACCAGCAACaatgcagcagcagcagcttcAACCACCACATCAGAGATTGCCACCAACTATTTATCCAAAGCAAGCGAATGTAACATTTGCAGCGCCTGTGAGCAACAATAATAGTGGTTTTGCTGCTATGGGAAGAGGAGGGGTGACTGTTGCATCTACTTCTCCTAGTGCGGAGAACAATGCAGCTTGGTCATCACCAGTTCCTTATGTGTTTGGTGGTCAGGGAAGAAGAAGCAATACAGGAGTGGTGGAGAAGGTTGTTGAGAGAAGACAAAAGAGAATGATCAAGAATCGTGAATCAGCTGCTAGATCAAGGGCTCGAAAGCAG GCTTACACCTTGGAACTCGAAGCCGAGATTGAAAATCTCAAGCAACTGAATCAAGATTTGCAGAGAAAGCAG GCTGAAATTATGAAAACACAGAAGAATGAG CTAAAGGAACCGTCAAAGCAGCGTCCATGGCTGGCCAAAACGCAATGCTTGAGAAGAACCTTAACTGGTCCATGGTAA
- the LOC106346128 gene encoding ABSCISIC ACID-INSENSITIVE 5-like protein 4 isoform X2, whose translation MGTHINFNSLDVDSSGGNGSDNSQSKPLGRQSSLYSLTFDELQSTLGEPGKEFGSMNMDELLKNIWTAEETTQPIMTTTSSIASVQQPSSGFAPGGGSLVQRQGSLTLPRTLSQKTVDEVWKHLMSKDSSNGTDAPERQETLGEMTLEDFLLRAGVVKEDSQQNQNNCVSTGLGFGFGQPNQNNISFKGNNSSMILNQAPATMQQQQLQPPHQRLPPTIYPKQANVTFAAPVSNNNSGFAAMGRGGVTVASTSPSAENNAAWSSPVPYVFGGQGRRSNTGVVEKVVERRQKRMIKNRESAARSRARKQAYTLELEAEIENLKQLNQDLQRKQAEIMKTQKNEVNNNYPQQKTLYIFSYFF comes from the exons atgGGTACTCACATCAATTTCAACAGCTTAGACGTAGACTCTTCAGGAGGTAATGGGAGTGACAATAGCCAGTCAAAGCCATTGGGGAGGCAGTCTTCGTTATATTCGTTAACATTTGATGAGCTTCAGAGCACATTAGGCGAGCCAGGGAAAGAGTTTGGGTCAATGAATATGGATGAGCTTCTCAAGAACATATGGACTGCTGAGGAAACTACGCAACCCATCATGACAACTACATCCTCCATTGCATCCGTGCAGCAACCAAGTAGTGGCTTTGCTCCAGGAGGAGGGAGTCTTGTGCAGAGGCAAGGCTCCTTGACTTTGCCTAGAACGCTTAGTCAGAAAACTGTTGATGAGGTCTGGAAACACTTGATGTCCAAAGATAGTTCTAATGGAACTGATGCGCCTGAGAGGCAGGAGACTTTAGGGGAAATGACTTTAGAGGACTTCTTGCTCCGAGCTGGTGTTGTGAAAGAAGATAGTCAACAGAACCAAAACAACTGTGTTTCTACTGGTTTGGGATTTGGATTTGGTCAGCCGAATCAAAACAACATATCGTTCAAGGGCAACAATAGTTCTATGATCTTGAATCAAGCACCAGCAACaatgcagcagcagcagcttcAACCACCACATCAGAGATTGCCACCAACTATTTATCCAAAGCAAGCGAATGTAACATTTGCAGCGCCTGTGAGCAACAATAATAGTGGTTTTGCTGCTATGGGAAGAGGAGGGGTGACTGTTGCATCTACTTCTCCTAGTGCGGAGAACAATGCAGCTTGGTCATCACCAGTTCCTTATGTGTTTGGTGGTCAGGGAAGAAGAAGCAATACAGGAGTGGTGGAGAAGGTTGTTGAGAGAAGACAAAAGAGAATGATCAAGAATCGTGAATCAGCTGCTAGATCAAGGGCTCGAAAGCAG GCTTACACCTTGGAACTCGAAGCCGAGATTGAAAATCTCAAGCAACTGAATCAAGATTTGCAGAGAAAGCAG GCTGAAATTATGAAAACACAGAAGAATGAGGTAAACAACAACTACCCACAGCAAAAGACTCTTTACATTTTCAGCTACTTTTT CTAA